A segment of the Streptomyces sp. NBC_00376 genome:
AGCTGCACGGTGGAGGCCGCCCAGCTGGTGGAGAGCGGCTGGGCGCTGCCGCTGCGCGCGGACCGGGAACAGCTGCGGACCGCGGCGCCCCTGGTCCGTACGGTCGGCGACGGCGAGCTGGCGCGGGACGGCGCCGCGAGGGCCGCCCGGCTGCCCAGCCTGGCCTGGCAGACGGTACGGGACGGGCTGCGCAGCGGCCCCGTCCTGGTCCAGGTGCCACGCCGGGGATACGCGCCGCGGCTGGCCTGCGAGCGCTGCCGTGAGCCCGCCCGGTGCCGGCACTGCGCGGGGCCGCTTCAGGCGCCTGACCAGCAGGCGCTCGACTGCGCCTGGTGCGGGCGGGCCGAAACCTCATGGCACTGCGCCGCCTGCGGTTCCAACCGGCTGCGGGCCCAGATCGTCGGCGCCCGCCGCACGGCCGAGGAGCTCGGCCGTGCGTTCCCCGCGGTGCCGGTGCGGACCTCCGGCCGCGACCACATCCTCGACTCGGTGCCGGATGCGCCCGCGCTGGTCGTCAGCACCCCCGGCGCCGAGCCCGTGGCCGAGGGCGGCTACGCGGCCGCGCTGCTGCTGGACGGCTGGGCGATGGTCGGCCGCCCCGACCTCAGGGCCGGCGAGGAGGCGCTGCGCCGCTGGACGGCCGCGGCCTCGCTGGTGCGCGGCCAGCCGGAGGGCGGCACGGTGGTGGTCGTCGCCGAGCCGACGCTGCGGCCGGTGCAGGCCCTGGTGCGCTGGGACCCGGTCGGCCACGCCCGTCGTGAGCTGGCGGAGCGGGCCGAGCTGGGCTTCCCCCCGGTGTCCCGGATGGCCTCGGTGACCGGCACGCCCGAGGCGCTGGCCGCGTTCCTCGCGGCGGCCGAGCTGCCGCCGGAGGCGGAGGTGCTGGGCCCGGTCCCGGTGCCGGTCACCGGACCGGGCAGGCCCCGCAGACCCGGGGACGCGCCCCACGGGGAGTCCTGGGAGCGGGCGCTGCTCAGGGTGCCTCCGGGCAGCGGGGCGGCGCTGGCGGCCGCGTTGAAGGCCACACAGGCGGCCCGGATGTCCCGGGGGAGCGGCGAGCAGGTCCGGATCAGGGTGGATCCGCCGGACATCGGGTGACAGGGGGCCGGGCGGCCCGGCGGAAGCCGGGCGATGCGCCGGCGGACGCCGGGTGACGCGACGGAGCACGCGGCGCCCGGGGCCGTTCGGCGGCCGGGAGCCCAGGAGCCCGGAGCTCGGGGCGGGTATGCGGCTGCCCCGCCGGGCGTCGGGCGCGGCGGGGCAGTGGGCGGGGCGGTCAGCCGTTGCGCGGGCCGGGGAAGACGCCCGGGCGCAGGTCCTCGCGCAGTGACGGGCGGTCCGCCGACGGCTGCGGCGGCATGGAGCGCGCGGCAGGCACGACGGGCGGCAGCGCGGACGGGTTGGCGGAGCCCGGCAGCGGGCGCGGCACCGCGGTCTCCGCGCCGGATTCGGCCGCTCCGGGCTGGCGGGCGTTGCGGCGTGCGCCGTAGCGGCGGTGCACCGCCTGCTTGGTGACCCCCAGTGCGGAGCCCACCGCGTCCCAGGAGAAGCCCAGCGAGCGGTCGAAGTCGACCGCGGCGGTGACCAGGGTCTCGACGCTGTCGCGCAGTTCCTGGGCCAGCCTGACAGTGGGGGCCGGGGCCCTGCCGTAGACGACGAAGCCCGTGGACGGGCCGGAGCGGCGCGGACGGTAGACGTTGCCCAGTTGGGCGGTGAGCGTGCGCAGCGCGTCCACCTGCCGCCGGACCCGCTCGATGTCGCGCACCAACAGATGCAGACTGGCCCTCGCTTGGGCGTCGTGGGTTGCGTGGTCGGCCATGAAGAAGCCTCTCGAACCGGCATTGAAAGGGATCGGGCCGCACCATGGCGGCTCGCTTCGGTCAATCTCTCTTGACCAACGCCTCACCTGTGGATCTGGTCACGCTTCAGGGGCGCGTGCGCCCTTCAAAGGGGCGCGCGGTCATGCGTACGCCCCCCGGCTGCCGGGCCAATAGACTTGTGCGTTGCTCGTCACCGTACGTTCCGGCCCGAGAGGCAGTCAGCCACCCATGAAGCTCGTCTTCGCAGGCACCCCCGAGGTAGCCGTACCCGCCCTGGACGCCCTGATCGCCTCCGACCGGCACGAGGTGGCCGCCGTCGTGACCCGGCCCGACGCCCCCGCCGGGCGCGGCCGCCGACTGGTCGCGAGCCCCGTCGCCGAGCGCGCCGAGGAAGCCGGCATCGAGGTGCTCAAGCCCGTCCGGCCGCGCGACGAGGACTTCCTCGCCCGGCTGCGGGAGATCGCCCCGGACTGCTGCCCGGTCGTCGCCTACGGCGCGCTGCTCCCCAAGGAGGCGCTCGCCGTCCCCGCCCGGGGCTGGGTCAACCTCCACTTCTCGCTGCTGCCCGCCTGGCGCGGCGCGGCCCCCGTGCAGCACGCGGTCATGGCCGGGGACGAGGTGACCGGCGCGTCGACCTTCCTGATCGAGGAGGGGCTCGACTCCGGCCCGGTCTACGGCGTACTCACCGAGGAAGTGCGTCCCACCGACACCAGCGGCGACCTGCTCACCCGGCTCGCGTTCGCCGGTGCGGGGCTGCTCGTCGCCACGATGGACGGCATCGAGGACCGCACCCTGCACGCCGTGCCGCAGCCCGCCGACGGGATCACCCTCGCACCGAAGATCACGGTCGAGAACGCCCAGGTGGACTGGTCCGCCCCGGCCCTGCGGGTCGACCGCGTGGTGCGCGGCTGCACGCCCGCGCCCGGCGCGTGGACGCTGTTCCGGGGGGAGCGGCTGAAGCTGATCCAGGCGGTGCCCGTGCTGGACCGTGCCGATCTGGCGCCCGGCGAGCTGTCGGCGGCCAAGAACAACGTGTACGTGGGCACCGGATCGCACGCGGTCGAGCTGCTCTGGGTCCAGCCCCAGGGCAAGAAGCCGATGCGGGCCGCGGACTGGGCCCGCGGGGTACGGATCGCCCACGGCGAGCTGCTGGAGAGCTGAGGCCCTCGGGAGCCGAGGCTCTCCGGGGCCGGGGCGGCGACGTAGGCTGGGAGGGTTCGCCCCCTCACCATCAGCGGAGCACCTTTCACGTGAACGACCAGCAGCGTCGCCGTCCCGCCAAGCCGCATCGCCGCCCCAAGAAGGACCCCGTCCGGTTCCTCGCCTTCGAGGCCCTCAGGGCCGTCGACGAACGGGACGCGTACGCC
Coding sequences within it:
- a CDS encoding primosomal protein N', whose protein sequence is MSSENERSADPGDGAPEQLALIRETVRKAKVPRAKPRTWRGAALAKELPVARVLVNKGVLHLDQYFDYAVPEELAAEAQPGVRVRVRFGAGGRNVRGGRREGGGLIDGFLVERLAESDYPGALAALASVVSTEPVLGPELLALARAVADRYAGSLADVLQLAVPPRNSRAESRPSPEPLPPPPAPSAGSWERYAQGPAFLRALAEGGAPRAVWTALPGPHWPEEIARAMAATLASGRGALVVVPDGRTAGRVDAALTALLGPGRHALLTADSGPEKRYREWLAVRRGSVRAVVGTRAAMFAPVADLGLVAVWDDGDASHSDDNAPFPHVREVLELRAAHGRCAFLLGGTSCTVEAAQLVESGWALPLRADREQLRTAAPLVRTVGDGELARDGAARAARLPSLAWQTVRDGLRSGPVLVQVPRRGYAPRLACERCREPARCRHCAGPLQAPDQQALDCAWCGRAETSWHCAACGSNRLRAQIVGARRTAEELGRAFPAVPVRTSGRDHILDSVPDAPALVVSTPGAEPVAEGGYAAALLLDGWAMVGRPDLRAGEEALRRWTAAASLVRGQPEGGTVVVVAEPTLRPVQALVRWDPVGHARRELAERAELGFPPVSRMASVTGTPEALAAFLAAAELPPEAEVLGPVPVPVTGPGRPRRPGDAPHGESWERALLRVPPGSGAALAAALKATQAARMSRGSGEQVRIRVDPPDIG
- the fmt gene encoding methionyl-tRNA formyltransferase, whose translation is MKLVFAGTPEVAVPALDALIASDRHEVAAVVTRPDAPAGRGRRLVASPVAERAEEAGIEVLKPVRPRDEDFLARLREIAPDCCPVVAYGALLPKEALAVPARGWVNLHFSLLPAWRGAAPVQHAVMAGDEVTGASTFLIEEGLDSGPVYGVLTEEVRPTDTSGDLLTRLAFAGAGLLVATMDGIEDRTLHAVPQPADGITLAPKITVENAQVDWSAPALRVDRVVRGCTPAPGAWTLFRGERLKLIQAVPVLDRADLAPGELSAAKNNVYVGTGSHAVELLWVQPQGKKPMRAADWARGVRIAHGELLES